aatttgaaattctttttaatcctccatccatcctcttATCAGCGCACAGCTCAAAAGCCTggctctctgatggtatgggggtgcattagtgcctctggaatgggcagcttacacatctggaaaggcaccatcaacaCCTCTCAGTATCGacaggttttaaagcaacataTGCTTAAAGTTACCATCTAATCCAAATGTGATTTTAGATCAGAAGATGCAAAGTAGGTAAAAAAGTGTAATTCCTGAcgtatttaatgtttttattgatgtatGCTCACTTGCCTAACATTCAAAAATCATCCCTTCATTGTGCGTCATCCGTTGGCGCGTCTGTTCCTGGTGGGAAAACCAAGAAGCTGTGTTTATCCAATTACTCACCACTAACGGGGCGGAACAGGCCAGAACCACCGCGGAGGTCATCACCAGCACCGCGATCATCTGCGTCTCTGCGGCCGAGGACAGCGCCCTCCACCTCTCGCGGACGCTGGCCGTGGTCACGCGCCTCTGCACGGTCCTGCGGCGCATGAGCAGCAGCGCTCCGCACACCGCCAGGTTCAGCACGATGGTGCCCAGGATGAGCAGCAGGCTCACGGCGCCGTACAGCAGGGTGTAGGGGGTCCTCCAGTCGATGAAGCACCAGGTTTCGGACCACTGCAGCTCGCTCCTGGCTATGCCCATCATGGGGaggcagcagaagaaaatgtgGCTGATGTAGATGAAGAGAAGGAACTTCCGCGCGAAACAGCGGTCCACCCCCCAGCCCTGGTAGGTGTAGGGGCAGCAGATGGCCAGGTAGCGCTCTGCGGCCATGGTGCAGATGATGCTCAGGCCGGTCAAGCCGAAAAACAGCAACACGAAGGAGTGAAACTCGCACACGCACGGGTTTCTCAGCACCTGCTTGTCCAAATAATCGGCTATGGTGAGCGGGCTCGCCAAGCAGGTGCCCAGCAGGTCCGTCACCGCCAGACCGCACACCAGCGAGTAAAACGCGGAGGATTTCCTCTGCTGTCGCGACACTGAAAGGACGATTATTGCGATCAGATTCCCAATGGCTCCACCAGCGAACATAAAGATGGGCAAAGCGATCTCTGTCGAGTTGGTGGAGACAGACCCGTGCGTAAAGTTCGGGTTCTCCATCGCCAAATTCACCCACAAACTGGCGTCTGTTATTTCCTGCGGTCTGTAGTGGAGCTGGGAGCGCATTTCCTCTTTAACCCCCTGCAACAGATGATAAGGAGTCGACAAGAGAGAGTTCTGTGGTAGTCTCATCCCCTCTGCTTTCCAGTAATCCGCAAATTAAGCAGACTTGGACGCACACAGCTGTGGGCTGAGAGGGGGCTGTCTTTAATAAGGGCGCAGCCTGACAGGCCTGAAGGATGAGATGGAACCTCTTAAAGGGGGGAAATAGTTTGTCCACTCCAGATGTCTTCTGGAAACACCAGAAGTTCAACCTAACAGATGAGGAACGAGACAACCGTAGAGGTCCCAgccatgtttttaaatcactttatttttctgtttaaaggaGGATGAAGTCGTTGCAAAAAAACGCATTTGAAACAATTCTTTGACAGTTCTGAGAAAACTagtctttctctctttttttatattatggAAGGGAGAACGAGGAAAACTTTACACATTTTATGaaatttgatcaaaactttACTCAGGTCTCATGGAAGGGATTCCACTGTAGgaattaaagattaaagaagaaaatataaatatacagaAAGGTGGCTTAGGACAGaataaaaactactttaaaaacgAACAAGCTGCAGATTTTTCTACACGAAACGACCAACCAAGAATGTGAGAGAACCAGAAGTGATTTGCAGAAAGAATGACCATAACTCCTTCAGATCTACTCTGAATAACTCTTAATGTTCTCTACTTGAGAACAAAATGAGTTAatagagaaaacccacatgcTGCTGTGAGTTGTTTGTATTGAAACaattcaaaataatttacacGCCCAGCTTCCAGAGAACTTCCAATGAATAATTCCTTTTGATATAACTTTGAATATCTGCTGTCAAACTAGGacttaattaaattattttggttCAAGTGCAGACGTTTGTTTAAGTGACAGCCCATTCACCAGAAGCTTTAACTCCTCATCTGAGCTGATTATTATTTACTGGAAATGTCACCATCTAAGACCGAATGCAGAATAAGTCATTGGAGTTTATCTCTTCAATTATTTCCAAATAACTCTGGTGGAGTTTGGAATTTTATCTGGAATCCTGACTCAGAAACCCTGTAGACTTA
The Kryptolebias marmoratus isolate JLee-2015 linkage group LG24, ASM164957v2, whole genome shotgun sequence DNA segment above includes these coding regions:
- the LOC108234290 gene encoding prostaglandin E2 receptor EP4 subtype-like; translation: MRLPQNSLLSTPYHLLQGVKEEMRSQLHYRPQEITDASLWVNLAMENPNFTHGSVSTNSTEIALPIFMFAGGAIGNLIAIIVLSVSRQQRKSSAFYSLVCGLAVTDLLGTCLASPLTIADYLDKQVLRNPCVCEFHSFVLLFFGLTGLSIICTMAAERYLAICCPYTYQGWGVDRCFARKFLLFIYISHIFFCCLPMMGIARSELQWSETWCFIDWRTPYTLLYGAVSLLLILGTIVLNLAVCGALLLMRRRTVQRRVTTASVRERWRALSSAAETQMIAVLVMTSAVVLACSAPLVVRIFANHFQYDPKADLTAIRAASMNPILDPWIYILLRRSLFKRLLSLSRKRSSSRVSSPPSPQSDLLFSDMMRDEHVFAQLMCNANIITQLPASVKFTPCDTESCRQT